From Deltaproteobacteria bacterium RBG_16_64_85, the proteins below share one genomic window:
- a CDS encoding pyruvate formate lyase-activating protein, which produces MGTCRVCSHQSRSTSQELGVCLRCIRERSSDALPIALMAHARSRIDHGLPIQPPRDPEGIACNLCVNECHIPEGQPGYCGVRTNTGGKLTGATPSEGKLSWYHDPLPTNCVADWVCPGGTGAGYPRFAHCRGPESGIANLAVFFHACSFDCLFCQNWQYRLGTRRPRTTPVAALVDDVGERTACICYFGGDPAPQLPFSIRASRMAREKKKDAILRFCWETNGSMQERLLDELVNLAIESGGCIKFDLKAWDENLHIALTGVTNRRTLENFSRAARSAKSRPIPPLLIASTLLVPGYIDEEEVGKVAKFIASIDRDIPYSLLAFYPHFRMVELERTPRTLANRCWQAAKEAGLERVRIANVHLLA; this is translated from the coding sequence GTGGGTACCTGCAGGGTTTGTTCCCATCAATCCCGAAGCACATCCCAGGAGCTCGGCGTGTGCCTCAGGTGCATCAGGGAACGTTCTTCCGACGCCCTACCCATTGCCTTGATGGCACATGCCCGCAGCCGGATCGATCATGGATTGCCGATTCAGCCACCCAGGGATCCGGAAGGGATCGCATGCAATCTCTGCGTGAACGAGTGCCATATCCCCGAAGGGCAACCGGGCTACTGCGGCGTTCGGACCAACACCGGAGGAAAGCTGACCGGTGCAACTCCGTCGGAGGGGAAGCTCTCCTGGTATCACGATCCTCTCCCCACGAATTGCGTGGCCGACTGGGTCTGCCCCGGCGGAACGGGTGCCGGCTACCCCAGGTTCGCCCATTGCCGGGGTCCGGAATCCGGGATTGCGAACCTGGCCGTATTTTTCCACGCCTGCTCGTTCGACTGTCTTTTCTGTCAGAACTGGCAGTATCGACTGGGGACCCGTCGTCCGCGGACTACTCCCGTGGCGGCGCTCGTTGACGACGTAGGCGAACGCACCGCCTGCATCTGCTATTTCGGCGGGGACCCGGCGCCACAACTTCCCTTTTCCATCAGGGCCTCCCGGATGGCCCGTGAAAAAAAGAAAGACGCGATCCTCCGTTTCTGCTGGGAGACGAACGGCTCCATGCAGGAGCGTCTGCTGGATGAATTGGTGAACCTCGCGATCGAGTCGGGGGGGTGTATCAAATTCGATCTGAAGGCATGGGATGAAAACCTCCACATCGCCCTGACCGGGGTTACCAACCGAAGGACGCTGGAGAACTTTTCACGGGCAGCAAGATCGGCAAAGAGCCGACCGATCCCGCCTCTCCTTATAGCGAGCACCCTTCTGGTGCCCGGCTACATCGACGAGGAGGAAGTGGGGAAGGTCGCAAAATTCATTGCCTCCATCGACCGGGACATCCCGTATAGTCTCCTCGCCTTTTATCCCCATTTCCGGATGGTCGAACTCGAGCGGACGCCGAGAACCCTCGCGAACAGGTGCTGGCAGGCTGCGAAGGAAGCGGGATTGGAGAGGGTGCGGATAGCGAACGTCCATCTCCTCGCTTAG